From the Leptospira biflexa serovar Patoc strain 'Patoc 1 (Paris)' genome, one window contains:
- a CDS encoding SpoIIE family protein phosphatase, protein MKPHGKWKLVQFFKRSSILLLFGFFVNPLVSLPLSVEETNNYRDIGKYFEYTIPKNPESTLSDLLKEDTLWRPNPKKVISFPRSKHPVWLKITLIHYGSIPHTFFLHLSNPVVDLFELHTEINGQWRTQWSGEQVLQKNKPIYSHMSAFPITLSPNESRTIYLKIKSDNPIFSFVSFYNSRTFIAYSKKQDIFFAGYFGAGFMMFFFSLFLAHTLRYKKFFYFFFYLATVLLLNTYSTGFIQYFEFGNSNSWKNYLFPITIHLSSIFGLLFTLEFLETKAFSSILNRITISYILILTFVLLFIFVLDLRNFIQLTVFLIIIPIFLAIFISIFTLFKSKKKLEVILFLLAFGVLLFGAALNTFTVQGFLKPIHFASYSLPLGSALEVFFLSLALVLRVSDYRKSNEQKQEIDLQLKIAQKLQNGLLPKKRSHALGYPLGFRYLPATDIGGDFVEIIEKEKELGLFLCDVSGHGIPAAMIASMTKVSLEIWSDILNKPALAADKIRRSLLSLLSGHFLSAFFVYIQPEERILKIANAGHLPLLHLDRNGNITTYTSYGRAINEFVPSDIKEKSFQLPVEGTLILFTDGVIEARNVHTGELFGEERFYQLIQALAKKHPQVICDSVIEQIEKFQKSKRSDDDITILALSLDSSFEVSL, encoded by the coding sequence TTGAAACCCCATGGAAAATGGAAGTTAGTGCAATTTTTTAAGAGAAGTAGCATTCTCCTCCTTTTCGGATTCTTTGTGAACCCGCTTGTTTCTCTCCCCCTCTCTGTTGAAGAAACAAACAATTACAGGGACATCGGAAAGTATTTCGAATACACGATTCCTAAGAACCCAGAATCTACATTATCCGATCTCCTAAAGGAAGACACCTTGTGGCGTCCCAATCCTAAAAAAGTCATTTCTTTCCCAAGATCGAAACATCCTGTATGGCTAAAAATTACTTTGATCCATTATGGAAGTATTCCTCATACTTTCTTTTTACACCTTTCCAATCCCGTTGTTGATCTTTTTGAACTACACACAGAAATCAATGGGCAATGGAGAACTCAATGGTCCGGCGAACAAGTATTACAGAAAAATAAGCCAATATATTCTCATATGTCTGCATTTCCGATCACTCTGTCTCCGAATGAATCAAGGACAATTTATTTAAAAATTAAATCAGACAATCCTATTTTTAGTTTTGTATCTTTCTATAATTCCAGAACTTTCATTGCATATTCGAAAAAACAGGACATTTTTTTTGCCGGTTACTTTGGTGCTGGGTTTATGATGTTTTTTTTCAGTCTATTTTTGGCACATACCTTACGTTATAAAAAATTCTTTTACTTTTTCTTTTATTTAGCAACTGTATTACTTTTAAATACTTATTCAACAGGATTCATTCAATATTTTGAATTCGGGAATTCTAATTCTTGGAAAAATTATTTATTCCCTATCACCATCCACTTATCCTCCATTTTTGGATTATTGTTTACACTAGAATTTTTAGAGACGAAGGCATTTAGTTCGATTTTAAATCGAATCACTATTAGTTATATTTTAATCCTCACCTTTGTCTTATTATTCATTTTTGTATTAGACCTACGAAATTTTATACAACTGACGGTGTTTCTGATCATCATTCCTATTTTCCTTGCTATATTCATATCTATCTTTACTTTATTTAAAAGTAAAAAGAAGTTAGAAGTTATTTTGTTTCTTTTAGCATTTGGAGTTTTATTATTCGGCGCAGCTTTAAATACCTTTACTGTTCAGGGATTCCTGAAACCAATCCACTTCGCCTCCTATTCACTACCTCTAGGATCAGCTTTAGAAGTTTTTTTCCTATCTCTTGCCCTCGTTTTGCGAGTTTCCGATTATCGAAAATCAAATGAACAAAAACAAGAAATAGATTTACAATTAAAAATAGCACAAAAATTACAAAATGGTTTGTTACCAAAAAAAAGGTCACACGCCTTAGGTTACCCATTGGGATTTCGATACCTACCTGCAACAGACATAGGAGGAGATTTTGTAGAAATCATTGAAAAAGAAAAAGAATTGGGATTGTTTTTATGTGATGTATCTGGCCACGGAATACCTGCTGCCATGATTGCATCTATGACAAAAGTATCATTGGAAATATGGAGTGATATACTAAATAAACCGGCATTAGCTGCTGATAAAATCAGAAGATCACTTTTAAGTTTACTGTCTGGTCATTTTTTGAGCGCCTTTTTTGTTTACATTCAACCTGAAGAGAGAATCCTAAAGATAGCCAACGCAGGTCATCTGCCACTTCTACACTTAGATCGAAACGGGAATATCACAACATATACCAGTTATGGTAGAGCCATTAACGAATTTGTACCATCGGATATTAAAGAAAAAAGTTTCCAATTACCAGTCGAAGGCACCTTGATTCTATTTACAGATGGTGTGATCGAAGCTCGAAATGTGCACACTGGAGAATTGTTTGGAGAAGAACGTTTCTATCAATTGATCCAAGCACTCGCAAAAAAACATCCACAAGTGATTTGCGATTCCGTAATTGAACAAATAGAAAAATTTCAGAAATCAAAAAGATCCGACGATGATATCACCATACTCGCATTGTCATTGGATTCCAGTTTTGAAGTATCATTGTAA
- a CDS encoding response regulator, with product MTFLIQKKLEPFYFGFLWVILLSLIFSSFFFFFHLFDSRNNSSRLEEKKQWDLSLKEYASSLKDAETGVRGYLLSKDRTFLNPYHKALILLPNIEQYLIDHCENEDKADLISLINLSHSKLKHIESHLLSFSQRNPSNQSLVIGNQKMAEFRYLYDSLTSRKQKRDQFEIEKHNKSSDRLLVVSAGLFLLLSFLILWMIFILKISIKSISEKEMIEDRYFEIEDLYQNSPVGFHSLDPDGFFLRVNRTESEWFGYSEKELIGKKKWSDLLTENSRNIFFQNFPIFKKQGYINNLIFEVIKKNGDSIFVNLSSTAIFAQNGLMIRSRSVLVDVTQSIVYERELLLAKKKAEEANKAKSDFLSNMSHELRTPLNAVIGISLWLLEENPKTEQLENLKNLKFSSESLLSLINDILDFNKIEERLVEIERIDFNLKDFLKSITTSFTMRAKEKLLIFNEDIKDTVPEFIHSDPTRLLQILNNLLSNALKFTQVGSITLYVSAIPMDSESVLLTFEVTDTGIGIEPNKFQSVFEKFTQANQDTTRKFGGSGLGLAISKALVELLGGHLVLTSEVGKGSKFSFSLPCKIGKANEFISISTAKNNDALKDKIVLVADDIQINRSIVIRFLNRWGIQTFEATNGLEVLEILKNQHVDLILMDLHMPEMDGYMSATEIRKVSNWNQIPILALTASAQLETRAQIKSVGMNDYISKPFNPNDLLNQLHFWIGS from the coding sequence ATGACTTTTTTGATCCAAAAAAAACTAGAGCCATTTTATTTTGGTTTCCTTTGGGTTATTTTATTATCTTTAATATTTTCATCTTTTTTCTTCTTCTTCCATCTTTTTGATAGCCGCAACAATTCAAGTCGTCTTGAGGAGAAGAAACAATGGGATTTAAGCTTAAAAGAATATGCGTCTTCCTTAAAAGATGCTGAGACAGGAGTGAGAGGATACTTACTTTCTAAAGACCGAACATTTTTAAATCCTTATCATAAAGCATTGATATTACTCCCTAATATCGAACAATATTTAATTGATCACTGTGAAAACGAAGATAAAGCAGATTTGATAAGTCTTATAAATTTAAGCCACTCCAAGCTAAAGCATATAGAAAGTCACTTGCTTTCTTTTTCCCAAAGAAATCCATCCAATCAAAGTTTAGTGATTGGGAATCAGAAAATGGCGGAATTTCGGTATCTATACGATAGTTTAACTTCGCGCAAACAAAAGAGAGATCAGTTTGAAATAGAAAAACATAACAAATCTAGTGATAGGCTCTTGGTTGTTTCAGCGGGTTTGTTTTTGCTCCTCTCGTTTTTGATTTTATGGATGATATTTATACTTAAAATAAGTATCAAATCTATCTCAGAAAAAGAGATGATAGAAGATCGATATTTCGAAATTGAAGATTTATACCAAAATTCGCCCGTTGGTTTTCATAGTTTAGATCCAGATGGATTTTTTTTAAGAGTGAATCGAACGGAATCTGAATGGTTTGGATATTCGGAAAAGGAATTGATTGGAAAAAAGAAATGGTCAGACCTTTTGACTGAAAATAGTCGAAATATTTTTTTTCAAAACTTTCCAATATTCAAAAAACAAGGTTATATAAATAATTTAATTTTTGAAGTGATCAAAAAGAATGGAGATTCAATTTTTGTCAATTTGTCATCAACAGCAATATTTGCACAAAATGGTCTAATGATTCGCAGTCGATCTGTGTTAGTTGATGTAACACAATCGATCGTATATGAAAGAGAACTTTTATTGGCCAAAAAAAAAGCGGAAGAAGCAAATAAAGCAAAGTCTGATTTTTTATCGAATATGAGTCATGAATTACGAACTCCACTCAATGCAGTTATTGGAATTTCGTTATGGTTACTGGAAGAAAATCCAAAAACAGAACAGTTGGAAAATTTAAAAAATTTAAAGTTTTCAAGTGAATCACTACTTTCTCTTATCAATGACATTTTAGATTTTAACAAAATTGAAGAAAGATTGGTTGAAATTGAAAGAATTGATTTCAACTTAAAAGATTTTTTAAAATCGATCACGACATCTTTTACGATGCGAGCAAAAGAAAAATTATTAATTTTTAATGAAGATATAAAAGATACGGTTCCAGAGTTCATACATTCAGATCCAACTCGTTTACTACAAATTTTGAATAATTTACTTTCCAATGCGTTAAAATTTACACAAGTGGGTTCGATCACTCTTTACGTAAGTGCAATTCCAATGGATTCGGAGTCAGTATTATTAACATTTGAAGTAACCGATACCGGGATTGGAATCGAGCCAAATAAGTTCCAATCCGTTTTCGAAAAATTTACGCAAGCAAATCAAGATACCACGAGAAAATTTGGAGGTTCAGGTTTAGGCCTAGCCATTTCAAAGGCATTGGTTGAGCTTCTGGGAGGTCATTTAGTGCTTACCTCAGAAGTTGGCAAAGGATCAAAATTTTCATTTTCTCTTCCATGTAAAATTGGAAAGGCCAATGAATTTATTTCGATCAGCACGGCCAAAAACAATGATGCTCTGAAAGATAAAATTGTTTTAGTTGCGGATGACATTCAAATCAATCGATCAATAGTGATCCGTTTTTTGAATCGCTGGGGTATTCAAACTTTTGAAGCAACAAATGGATTGGAAGTATTAGAAATACTGAAAAATCAGCATGTTGATTTGATTCTAATGGATCTTCATATGCCTGAGATGGATGGGTATATGTCAGCAACGGAAATTCGAAAGGTTTCCAATTGGAACCAAATTCCTATTCTTGCATTAACTGCTTCGGCGCAATTGGAAACTCGCGCGCAAATAAAGTCAGTTGGAATGAATGACTATATTTCCAAACCGTTCAACCCAAATGATTTATTGAATCAACTACACTTCTGGATTGGTTCTTAA
- a CDS encoding hybrid sensor histidine kinase/response regulator, with product MDSQRKINVLVVEDSVSSYKAIVSVLENFGFIISSERVEWKEEFQKKILEKHWDIVISDYYLPDFDGKYVIHRTKEINPELPIILITEFIPEEAASEYLNLGASEFLPKSSIIKLPFVVNRELEALRLKQSQKKAWEMLVHGEEILTRSQKISHLGHFEVIFPENNTLWSLELYRILGYDFSEVPSMEKVWSLLDEVDKKNIETVWKEVTSENTSKEFVFHLNTRHSRKKVNLWLEAERFDENRFRIFGTIHDISDVSDLESSIQLNEQLFKGIFNNSSQAIFLLDLQGHIIRMNRNSVLSFERNEADVQGLELISSIFSESDEDSIKKLTYGMKLSLKNQTFEVFVSYRLRDGREKYFDCDFYPLNDPYGKIIYIVLEAKDITEKIVLERAYAQAQKLEALGTFAGGIAHDFNNLLTPMMAYISFLNAEWSKNESNDMIQKSLPAIEGISKSLDRAKNLIQQILTYSKIDHSSSKQLDLRDQLLQVLNEVKFVSANKVALFTDLGNEPAYIDADPIQIFQILSNLYENSLFALEDITNPKITISLSKVTYEKSDLVQVGFMKNTEYWKLSFADNGNGIPKEILDKIFDPFFSTKGGKGTGLGLSIIYGIMAKMGGTIMVESTIEKGTRFDLYFPAWKAMV from the coding sequence ATGGATTCTCAAAGAAAAATAAATGTTTTGGTTGTAGAAGATTCCGTATCCTCTTATAAGGCAATCGTATCAGTATTAGAAAACTTTGGATTTATCATTTCATCTGAAAGAGTGGAATGGAAAGAAGAGTTTCAAAAAAAAATATTAGAGAAACATTGGGATATAGTAATTTCAGATTATTATTTACCAGATTTTGATGGAAAATACGTAATCCATCGCACAAAGGAAATTAATCCAGAGTTACCAATCATTCTTATCACTGAGTTTATTCCAGAAGAAGCAGCTTCTGAGTATTTAAATTTGGGAGCCTCAGAATTTTTACCTAAATCATCGATCATTAAACTTCCGTTTGTTGTGAATCGTGAGTTAGAAGCTTTAAGATTAAAACAGTCTCAAAAAAAAGCATGGGAAATGTTAGTCCATGGTGAAGAAATTTTAACCAGGTCTCAAAAGATTTCACATCTTGGTCATTTTGAAGTGATATTTCCAGAAAATAATACACTTTGGTCTTTAGAATTGTATCGTATACTTGGGTATGATTTCAGTGAAGTCCCATCGATGGAAAAAGTATGGTCTTTGCTCGACGAAGTAGATAAAAAAAATATTGAAACTGTTTGGAAGGAAGTAACCAGTGAAAATACTTCAAAAGAGTTTGTATTTCATTTAAATACCAGGCATAGTCGTAAAAAAGTGAATTTATGGTTAGAAGCAGAACGGTTTGATGAAAATAGATTTCGTATTTTTGGAACCATTCATGATATTTCTGATGTTTCTGATCTTGAAAGCTCAATTCAATTAAATGAACAATTATTTAAAGGAATATTTAATAATTCATCACAAGCCATTTTCCTTTTAGATTTGCAGGGCCACATCATTCGTATGAATCGTAACTCTGTTTTATCGTTCGAAAGAAACGAAGCTGATGTTCAAGGCTTAGAATTGATCAGTTCAATCTTTTCTGAATCGGATGAAGACTCGATCAAAAAATTAACATATGGTATGAAGCTTTCACTTAAGAATCAAACATTTGAAGTGTTTGTTTCATATCGATTGCGTGATGGTCGAGAGAAGTATTTTGACTGTGATTTTTATCCTTTAAATGATCCATATGGCAAAATCATATATATTGTATTAGAAGCAAAAGACATCACAGAAAAAATTGTTTTAGAAAGAGCATATGCACAGGCACAAAAATTAGAAGCATTGGGTACATTTGCTGGTGGGATTGCTCATGACTTTAATAATCTATTAACTCCCATGATGGCATATATTTCATTCTTAAATGCAGAATGGTCGAAAAATGAGTCAAATGATATGATTCAAAAGTCACTTCCGGCGATTGAAGGAATTTCGAAATCACTTGATCGCGCAAAAAATTTGATCCAACAAATATTAACTTATTCTAAAATAGACCACTCCTCATCCAAACAATTAGATTTGCGGGACCAATTGTTACAGGTTTTAAATGAGGTTAAATTTGTATCAGCAAATAAGGTTGCCCTATTTACTGATTTAGGAAATGAACCTGCTTATATTGATGCGGATCCAATTCAAATTTTCCAAATTCTTTCAAACTTATATGAAAATTCACTATTTGCATTGGAAGACATTACAAATCCCAAAATTACCATCAGTCTTTCTAAAGTGACTTATGAAAAATCTGATTTGGTCCAAGTTGGATTTATGAAGAATACAGAATATTGGAAACTCAGTTTTGCAGACAACGGGAATGGTATTCCAAAAGAAATTCTCGATAAAATTTTTGATCCTTTTTTTAGTACAAAAGGAGGAAAGGGGACTGGTTTGGGTCTCTCCATCATTTACGGAATTATGGCTAAAATGGGTGGAACGATCATGGTAGAATCAACAATTGAAAAAGGTACCCGGTTTGATCTATATTTCCCTGCATGGAAGGCAATGGTTTAA
- a CDS encoding patatin-like phospholipase family protein, translating into MIELIFPKKYSALCLKSAFFGFFAHTGFVRGLQEIGFKPSIVTGSSSGAMIGALYATGKDMVEFESVVLGLKKKDFWEGNSLTLLGRLLKKGWNQSSGVLTGQATRKILYPYLGNKKFSELPMKLGIAVSNLSKNKRELITEGNVLDAVMASIAFPFLYEVQEFQGQEFLDGGIGDGEPIKELILDPSIDRIVIHQINNNRPVSKNMMKRALDASVQIIETETEDLKTLLAKEKGKKLIRLETNTPYLSPNDFSKGKFALAEGRGTAYKHKSEILGDMELPIFGFFN; encoded by the coding sequence ATGATAGAACTTATTTTTCCAAAAAAGTATTCGGCTTTATGTTTAAAATCAGCCTTCTTCGGTTTTTTTGCCCACACCGGCTTTGTGAGAGGATTACAAGAGATAGGATTTAAACCATCAATCGTTACAGGTTCGAGTTCCGGTGCTATGATTGGAGCATTGTATGCTACAGGAAAGGATATGGTAGAATTTGAGTCTGTAGTTTTGGGACTGAAAAAAAAAGATTTTTGGGAGGGTAATTCCCTAACATTACTCGGTAGACTTTTGAAGAAAGGTTGGAACCAATCGAGTGGTGTCCTAACGGGGCAAGCGACCCGGAAGATTTTATATCCTTATCTAGGGAATAAAAAGTTTTCTGAATTACCAATGAAACTTGGGATTGCTGTTTCAAATTTATCAAAAAACAAACGGGAATTGATCACAGAAGGTAATGTTTTAGATGCAGTTATGGCTTCAATTGCATTTCCATTTTTATATGAAGTCCAAGAATTCCAAGGACAGGAGTTTTTGGATGGTGGGATTGGCGATGGGGAACCAATCAAGGAATTAATTTTAGATCCAAGCATCGATCGTATCGTGATCCATCAAATCAATAATAATAGACCAGTCAGTAAAAATATGATGAAACGTGCATTAGATGCATCTGTACAAATTATAGAGACCGAAACTGAAGATTTAAAAACTTTGTTAGCAAAAGAAAAAGGTAAAAAGTTAATCAGATTAGAAACCAACACTCCATATTTATCGCCTAATGATTTTTCAAAAGGCAAGTTTGCTTTGGCAGAAGGAAGAGGAACTGCCTATAAACATAAATCTGAAATTTTAGGTGATATGGAATTACCTATCTTTGGTTTTTTTAATTAA
- a CDS encoding cation-translocating P-type ATPase, whose product MQSIPKQIFEYIELGLTYEMVKKNRSVYGPNEISSTKKLGLFRMLFGVVTEPMILLLISISIVYLLLGDRGEALLLLCSVVGIIGITFYQEKKTETAISALRSLASPRTNVIRDGKIIRIEGKDVVFDDLIILNEGDRIPADAKLLSDRMFACDESLLTGESIPVNKDIGQMVFCGALVVGGEGVCRVMAVGNHTEIGKIGRKIADETVGRTLLEIEVTKLVRNLFFVAASLCIILALYFGIVKSLWLQGLLAGLTLAIGLMPEELPLVMTIFFALGAYRLSTKNVLVRRSSIIETLGAATVLCSDKTGTITKNKMKVGKITSKENTENLEETNQISIHSKMILQIAYFASKHPSFDPMDIAITDCMNEFHQNGNLSLVSKLDFPLTPEHLSMIRVIEEDGNYVCYAKGSPEAIFELCQLNLSDLEHWTKKTDELAKAGYRVLAVAKSTSILKEIPEDRKSVSYELYGLLSFVDPIREIVPSAVKTAYDSGIRVIMITGDYPETAKNIAKQIGLKNSDLVYTGKELSLLKDHELKKVLNECNVFSRVNPEDKWKLVRFLKAEGEIVAMTGDGVNDAPALRTANIGVAMGERGTDVAREAADIVLLDDSFSSILESVRIGRQIFDNLKKALGYLIGVHIPIVGITFLPILFDWPMIVLSAIHIVFMEMVIDPTCTIVFEKEEAESDLMKRKPRDASEPLLDNELFINSLIQGFFSLLSVVSAYWITQLYLKGNSPDQVVSTATFVTLVFSNLFLILANRSLHESMWSRMRIKNSMIQYVFIGTIAVLLLSIYLPGMNSLFRFEPLNFLQFLVAILVAFIGVLFYDMTKVSVSRWIRKD is encoded by the coding sequence ATGCAATCAATACCTAAACAAATCTTTGAATACATTGAATTGGGATTAACCTATGAAATGGTTAAAAAGAACCGTTCAGTCTACGGACCAAACGAAATTAGCTCAACTAAAAAATTGGGTTTGTTCCGGATGTTATTCGGAGTGGTCACAGAACCAATGATTCTGCTTCTCATTTCCATCAGTATTGTCTACTTACTTTTGGGTGATCGAGGAGAAGCTTTACTTTTGTTATGTTCTGTTGTTGGTATCATTGGTATTACGTTTTACCAAGAGAAAAAAACAGAAACAGCTATTTCTGCATTACGTTCATTGGCTAGCCCACGTACAAATGTCATACGAGATGGGAAAATTATAAGGATCGAAGGTAAGGATGTAGTTTTCGATGATCTGATCATTTTGAATGAAGGAGACAGAATTCCTGCTGATGCAAAACTTTTGTCTGACAGAATGTTCGCTTGCGATGAGTCACTGTTAACTGGTGAATCTATCCCAGTCAATAAGGATATTGGGCAGATGGTTTTCTGTGGTGCTTTGGTTGTGGGAGGTGAAGGTGTCTGCCGAGTTATGGCTGTCGGAAATCATACAGAGATAGGAAAAATTGGAAGGAAGATTGCTGATGAAACCGTTGGACGAACACTTTTAGAAATTGAAGTCACCAAACTAGTTAGAAATTTATTCTTTGTTGCGGCAAGCCTTTGTATCATTTTAGCTCTTTATTTCGGTATCGTAAAGTCTCTTTGGTTGCAAGGTTTGTTAGCTGGCCTAACGCTTGCGATTGGATTAATGCCAGAAGAGTTACCTTTGGTTATGACCATTTTCTTTGCGTTAGGTGCATATAGGCTTAGTACCAAAAATGTTTTAGTAAGAAGGTCTTCTATTATCGAAACCTTAGGTGCAGCTACGGTATTGTGTTCAGATAAAACTGGTACAATCACAAAAAACAAAATGAAGGTGGGAAAAATAACTAGCAAAGAGAATACTGAAAATTTAGAAGAAACTAATCAAATCAGTATCCATTCAAAAATGATCTTACAAATAGCTTACTTTGCATCCAAACATCCGAGTTTTGATCCTATGGATATTGCGATTACGGATTGTATGAACGAATTTCATCAGAATGGAAATCTTTCCTTAGTTTCAAAGTTGGACTTTCCATTAACTCCTGAACATTTATCTATGATTAGGGTAATTGAAGAAGATGGTAATTATGTATGTTATGCAAAAGGTTCACCAGAAGCTATATTTGAATTATGCCAATTGAATCTTTCCGACTTAGAACATTGGACAAAAAAAACCGACGAATTAGCAAAAGCAGGTTATCGAGTATTAGCAGTCGCAAAATCAACTTCTATCTTAAAAGAAATTCCTGAGGATCGAAAATCAGTTTCTTATGAATTGTATGGATTACTTTCTTTTGTAGATCCAATCCGTGAGATTGTACCTTCAGCTGTCAAGACTGCCTATGATTCGGGAATCCGTGTGATTATGATCACTGGCGATTATCCTGAAACAGCAAAAAATATAGCAAAACAAATTGGGCTAAAAAATTCCGATTTAGTATACACAGGAAAAGAATTGTCCTTATTAAAGGATCATGAATTAAAAAAAGTTTTAAATGAATGTAATGTTTTTTCTAGAGTGAACCCAGAAGATAAATGGAAATTGGTTCGGTTTTTAAAAGCCGAAGGTGAAATTGTCGCGATGACTGGAGATGGTGTTAATGATGCTCCTGCTCTGAGAACTGCCAATATTGGTGTAGCAATGGGCGAAAGAGGCACTGATGTTGCAAGAGAAGCAGCCGACATCGTTTTGTTAGATGATTCGTTTTCTTCCATCTTAGAATCAGTTCGGATTGGAAGACAGATTTTTGATAATTTGAAAAAAGCACTCGGTTATTTGATTGGCGTACATATTCCGATTGTCGGAATCACTTTTTTACCTATCCTATTTGATTGGCCAATGATTGTTTTATCGGCTATCCACATAGTATTTATGGAAATGGTGATCGATCCAACTTGTACGATCGTTTTTGAAAAGGAAGAAGCAGAATCGGATTTGATGAAACGAAAACCAAGAGATGCATCAGAACCACTTTTGGACAATGAATTGTTCATCAATTCGTTAATCCAAGGTTTCTTTTCCTTATTATCCGTTGTTTCTGCTTATTGGATCACTCAATTGTATTTAAAAGGAAATTCTCCCGATCAAGTGGTTAGTACAGCAACATTCGTAACTTTAGTTTTTTCCAATTTATTTCTCATTTTGGCTAACAGATCCTTACATGAATCTATGTGGAGTCGGATGCGAATTAAAAACTCGATGATTCAATATGTGTTCATTGGAACAATCGCTGTTTTATTACTTTCCATTTATTTGCCTGGTATGAATTCGCTGTTCCGATTTGAACCATTAAATTTTCTACAGTTCTTGGTCGCGATACTTGTTGCTTTTATCGGAGTATTGTTCTATGATATGACAAAAGTTTCTGTTTCAAGATGGATTCGAAAAGATTGA
- a CDS encoding C69 family dipeptidase yields the protein MCDTSLATEKFTKTQKRIFAKNSDREPNEAQSILHVPRMEHPKDSILKTTYIEIPQTSTTFEIFLSKPFHMWGAEMGINEFGVCIGNEAVFTNLKISKMNNGLTGMDLIRLALERSKTAKDALFLITELLEKYGQDACGGYQNKTFFYHNSFIIADRTDGYVLETADRYWVAKKIDSFYAISNGLTIESDFEYSSTNLIEKLKYKSKKDFSFKDCFSDTFYTYMSHCKDRRHLHKATAEQYLNTHTSYNSKQAIETLKTHPIDSDEFEPNHSSMKSLCLHATGPTTPNQTNGSLVVEWDTSETNQDPLRVYYTGTSTPCLSLFKPFFFGTKNLINASSLDSSGTYSDTLWWLHESIARKSNFDYQGVRSILVPSLVGLQESVFSLTNESLPMQKKEDLQWHFLKDHVNVLKQIDDELLASKIGSSRWQNPLFQIYWSGQNSNLGFRTFN from the coding sequence ATGTGCGATACCTCTCTTGCCACTGAAAAATTTACAAAAACACAAAAAAGAATCTTTGCCAAAAACTCCGACAGGGAACCAAACGAAGCCCAATCGATTCTCCATGTGCCGCGGATGGAACACCCCAAAGATTCTATTTTAAAAACCACATACATTGAAATTCCGCAAACTTCCACTACGTTTGAAATCTTCCTATCAAAACCATTTCATATGTGGGGTGCTGAAATGGGTATAAATGAATTTGGAGTGTGCATTGGAAACGAAGCTGTCTTCACCAATCTAAAGATATCTAAAATGAACAATGGGTTAACGGGTATGGATTTAATTCGTTTGGCATTGGAACGATCTAAAACAGCGAAGGACGCCTTATTTTTAATTACCGAATTGTTGGAAAAATATGGGCAAGATGCCTGCGGAGGGTATCAAAATAAAACTTTTTTCTATCACAATAGTTTTATCATAGCGGATCGTACAGATGGTTATGTATTAGAAACTGCTGACCGATACTGGGTAGCAAAAAAGATCGATTCATTTTATGCAATTTCGAATGGATTAACAATCGAATCTGATTTTGAGTATTCATCTACTAACTTAATTGAAAAATTAAAATATAAATCGAAAAAGGATTTTTCATTTAAGGATTGTTTTAGCGATACATTTTATACGTATATGAGCCATTGTAAAGATAGGAGGCATCTACATAAAGCTACAGCTGAACAATACTTAAATACGCATACATCCTATAACTCAAAACAGGCGATCGAAACATTGAAGACACATCCCATTGATTCTGATGAATTTGAACCAAATCATTCTTCAATGAAATCACTTTGTTTACATGCAACTGGCCCAACCACTCCAAACCAAACCAACGGGAGTTTAGTTGTCGAATGGGACACTTCCGAAACAAACCAAGATCCTTTGCGAGTTTATTATACTGGGACTTCCACTCCTTGTTTGAGTTTGTTTAAACCATTTTTCTTTGGAACAAAAAACTTGATCAATGCATCCAGTTTGGATTCGAGTGGGACATATTCTGATACTTTGTGGTGGTTACATGAATCAATTGCAAGAAAATCAAATTTTGATTACCAAGGAGTAAGATCAATTCTTGTACCTTCTCTTGTTGGTTTACAAGAATCAGTGTTTTCCTTAACAAACGAATCACTCCCAATGCAAAAAAAAGAAGACTTACAATGGCATTTTCTCAAAGACCATGTAAACGTCCTAAAACAAATCGACGATGAGTTATTAGCGTCAAAAATTGGAAGTAGTAGATGGCAAAATCCGTTGTTCCAAATCTATTGGAGTGGGCAGAATTCAAATCTAGGATTCCGAACCTTCAACTAA